A segment of the Halococcus sediminicola genome:
GTTGTCGGATCGTTTCTTTGATCTCTCCGTGCGTAATGCTGATGTCGTGGTTCGAGGCACAGCGCGAGATTCACGAGCTATTGTCTCAGGAAACCCGTCACCATATCCTTCAGGCAATTCTGGGTCATCCAGCTCACCTGTTGTCGTTGACGGAGTTGGGCTACTATATTCAGAAGAGCGAATCCGCGATCCTCGACCAGCTCGACGTACTGAGCAATCAGGAGCTCATCACGACGTACATTGCTGAGGGGAACGAAAGCAAACGGGATCAGCCGAGCAAGTTCTACGGTCTCACTGAACGGGGAATTGAGGTATTAGATGAGTTCAAATACCTGCGGGGGGTGCCAGTTCTCCGGGCTGTTCACGATAATACGGTCAAGCCTGAGCGGATTCAACGCCACGAGGATGCTCGTCGACCGGAACTGCCGGATGTAGTGGCTGATGCACTTGGATTCGACGAGGAGGTAGTGAACCTCGATGAATTCGAAGACACCACGAGTCAGACGGTTTTCGCGGATGAAGCTACTGATGAGGAATCTGGGACATTCGACGATCTATTTCTATAGCTGTATGTAGTCAGAAGTTGAGGTCACCCATCTCAGTGCATAGGGCTGGCTCTCGTATTTTGAATTAATCACTCTGTCCTATGTTCTTCCTCTATCCATGACTTTAACCGAATTAGGTGGTTTCACTCTCTGTTTTACTTAGCAAGGGGATCAGCAGTAGCCCAGAGTTGCTGGAAGTACTGCTCGAACTCAGCGACGACCTGTGAATCTTTGATC
Coding sequences within it:
- a CDS encoding helix-turn-helix domain-containing protein; the protein is MSWFEAQREIHELLSQETRHHILQAILGHPAHLLSLTELGYYIQKSESAILDQLDVLSNQELITTYIAEGNESKRDQPSKFYGLTERGIEVLDEFKYLRGVPVLRAVHDNTVKPERIQRHEDARRPELPDVVADALGFDEEVVNLDEFEDTTSQTVFADEATDEESGTFDDLFL